The bacterium sequence TACTCAAGCGGATCCTGGATAAACTGAAAACCGGGAATACCGACAGCGTCAAATGAAAGATGGTCGGTTCCGCTGGTATTTCGAATCGTGATTGTTTCCGCTTTCAAATCGGCAAACGGTTCAAACCATTCTTTGAAGATCGGCCGGGTCATGTCATTCCCCTGCAAATAAATCCCGCGTATGCGTCCGGTTCCATTATCGAGATTAAAATAACCGGAAATTTTTGCGTGTTCCGGATGCAGTTTCATCGTAACCGGATCTGCAAAATGTTTTGCCACATAACCGCGAGAACCATACAGAGCTTGTTCTTCTCCACCCCATAGACCCATCCTGACGGTGCGGTCCATTTTCAAGTTGAGCGTTTTGAGAACGCGCATGGCCTCCAGCACAACTGCGCAGCCGGCGGCATTATCCGTTGCTCCGGTTCCGGAATGCCAGGAATCCAGATGCGCTCCCAGAATCACAACCTCTTGCTTTTTACTGCCACCGGGGATTTCCGCAATCACGTTCCAACCTTCGACCTCTTCCGGTGGAAAATCGACGTTCATTTCCATCTCCACCACAACCGGAATGTTCTTCTCAACCAGTCGAACGATGCGTCCATATTGTTCGCGTTGAACGGCAATGGAAGCGATCGAAGCAGGACTCGTTGCTTTGTGAGAGCCCGCTTCGATTGCGTAAAAAGTCCCACCGATTCCTCGTGAGCTCATCGTAAAATTTGCGACAGCGCCCTCTTCGCGCAGGAATATGATTAGAGTGTCCAGGGCCTTCTGTTGCTGTTCCCAAAAATCCGCTTCGATTTCCAGCGGCAGGCTGTCCATAAAGCGGTCCCGCTCTTTTGGATCCTCCGGGAGACTGGTTATTGGCCATTGAATCGCATCAAAAGGATACGGCTGCTCGTGCTCACTCACTGAAGAAAGATCCTCTTCATCATATCTCTCGCTGGGAGAAGCGGTGGGTTGGTCATGAGATCTGCGCGGGTCAGTCAGAACGATCTTTCCACGGAATTTGCCTTTGTTTTTCTGCGCATATTGTTTTACCCGCTCAATGACTTTCGATGGATCCCTCCGCATATCATCTTCCCATGGAAAAAATACGGGCGCATAAACCACTTCGGCCTTGATTCTTCCGGCCGTTCCTTCTGACCATGCATGTGGAAAACCGGAAATCGGTGTGTAAAACGGTTGTACGATATGAGCTTCAAACTTTTTCAACGACCAGCCTCGTCCGAATTTTCCCCAGGATTCTAAACCGGCACTGGTAATACCCCATTCCTTCAGCTTTCCTACAGCCCAATCTGCCGCCGATTTGTATTCCGGAGAACCACTCAATCGCGGACCATTTAAGTCCGTCAAAGAAAACATGTGGTCCATCACCTTTCCGTTTTGAAAAGATTCCTTCTTGATTTGATGCACTACGGATAAATCCACTTCTTCAGCCGATTGAGCAAACACGGCCAGTCCCAACATCAGACAGCAAATCGCTTTCTTCATTACCTTCTCCAAAATGATTTCACTGCAAACGCAACGTGGTATTGTTTCTCCCCCTTATCAAGGGAGAGGAGTCAATGAATATTCACAAACCATTAGCACCGCACCCGCAAGACTTGGGGAAGTAGCTCGATCCTGACCGGAAGGCGTCCCGGAGTCTCACCATCCACTTCCAAAAGAATGTTATCCGTTTGGCGAACCGGAAGGGCCCGAATCGTTCGACCTTGAATTAATGCCATCTTTTCCATCGAAAGATGAGTTCCCGAATAGAGCCGGTAAGATTTTAGCAGTAACTCCATTGCGTGCATGTCCCCCGCGATCACCACATCAAAAAGACCATCATTTAGTTTTGCGTCCGGAGCGATGCGCATGCCGCCACCAAAAGATGGGCCATTCGCAACGCACACGATGATGATTTTGATTCTTTTCGGAGTCTGATCATCCACCTGCAAGGATATCTCAGGCGTTTCAAAGTTCATCATGGTGCGCATCGTTGCGGTCGCATAAGTGAGAGTGCCTCCAAGCAATTTTCCGGAGCGATTCGCGCGGCTGGCAACAGCGCCGCTCATCCCGAACGAAGCGGTATTCACGAAAAATCGCGTGCGCTCATTTCCCTGATGATCGACGTACGCTAACTTTCCCGCATCCATCAGATGGTCTTGAGCATTCCTTAAATGTTTGGTCGCTTCCACAAAACCGGCAGGTATTTTGAGTGTGCGACGAAAATCACCGCCGCTTCCACCGGGCAACAGTCCCAGTGCAGTACCTGATGTTGCTTTGAGAATTCCGTTGGCAACTTCCGAAACCGTTCCATCACCTCCCACTGCAACAATGAGCTCTCGCCCTTTTCTGGCCTGCTCCTCCGCAAGCTCCATCCCGTGCCCGGGTTCCTTCGTGAATTCGCACTCGAACGGCCCGAAATGCGTACGGATCGCATCCGCGTGAGAAGCCCACCGGCGCTCCGTCATACCGCGCCCTGATTTCGGATTTACTATGATGTAGGGAAGATGTGACATCATGGATCGATCGGATTATTCTAATACGAAGTAGCGCGGACGTCCCGTCTGCGCAAATCTCGCCGGCGAGACGCCCGAGCTACTTTGCATTGGGAGGGTTTGATGTACGAGATTGGAATGGAAATAGAAGCCTGGTGCGGGCAATGCAAGGTCTATCGGCGTTCTGCGATAACAACCTTGAATGCGGACGGTTCCATTGACCGTGTCTCGTGTCTCTACTGCAACTCGTCACGCAATTACCGGCCCCCGGCAGATGAAAAAGCTTCTGAGCCATCGGAACCGGTCACGGTCGAGGAAGATCACCTGACGGCGCTCATCAGAGCAGTATTACGGGAAGAGCTCGAACTCGGTTCATCGAAAATTGCCGAAAAATGGATTGGCGGTAAGCTCATTCTGCGTCCCGGAAAACCCGGATTGCAAGAAAAGGAAGTGCCCATCGACGCCTTCTTCCACAAAATTATTATGCTGCGAGACCGGCTTCGGGTGCTGGAACAGCAGATCAATGCAAACGACAAACTATCAGAGCCGGAAAAAATCCAGTTTCAACAGTACATAACGCGATGTTATGGTAGTCTGACCACTTTCAATATATTTTTTAAAGAGCAGAAAGATCAGTTCGTGGGCCAGAAATCTGATTAAATAACCGCCAAGGCGCCAAGACGCCAAGAATATATTTAAAGATTTCTTGGCTTAACTTGGCGAACTTCGCGCCTTGGCGTTTAAATTTAAAATCGTGCTAAGATGTGACACGAAATGCACAGAGATAAGATCATCATCAAAGGGCTACATTGTTCGGTCCGGCTTGGAGTCAAGAAGGAAGAACAGGAAGTCAAACGGAACTGCGAGCTGGATTTCTGGATCTATTACGATCTTTCGGCTGCAGGACGTTCCGATGATCTCGATCTAACTGTCAATTACAGCAAAGTCATCGACATCGTGCAGAGCCTATCGCAGACCGTCCAATACAAGCTTCTTGAATCTTTTGCCTTTCGCCTGTTTGAAGAGATTTTCCGGAACACAACCGCGCGCAGGATCCGTTTGCGAGTTAAGAAAATGAATCCTCCAATCGAGGCCCGGTTTCAATACGTGGGTGTCGAGCTTGTTCGCAACAGGGAAGAATTTATCCGGGAAGAAGGAAAATGAAGTTGATTCAAACACCGCAACCGGCCCGTTTAAAAGAAGTACCGCGCGCGTCTCACCCTCAGATTGCGATTGACGAAGCTGGCGAGACACTGGGAGTGCAGCCGCATTGGATTCGCGGGAAAGCTTTGATTTTCTGGGATCCCAAACGGCCTGATAAGAAATTGGATGCGATTGATACCGATCAAATCACGCCCGCCAAATACTGCGTGTCGGAAACACTCGATCAGCTGGATGAAAAGTGGAAGGAGGGGGCGTTCCGTTATTTAATGCCGGAATTTCGCGAAAGAGTTCATCGCGGCGAAACATTTCTGATCGCAGGAGATCGATTCGGCATCGGATCCTCCCGTGAAATGAGTCCTGCGGGACTCAAAGCTGTTGCGGAAGAAGTAGGCAAAGAACTTGTCATCGTTTGCGGGCACAACATGGGCGATATTTTCCGGCGCAATGCGTTCAACCTGGGTCTTGAAGTTGTGCAGTGTCCGGAAGCTGTCGAAGATGCGCAAGAGGGTGACGATCTTGCGTTTGATGTGACGAGCCGGAAACTGATCAATGAAACTCAAAAGAAACAATATGAGTCGGTTCCGCTTACTCCGAAAGAAGATGAGATCCGGCGCACCGGTGGAATTTTTGTAATGGGGCGTCGCGAGTTCGCAGAATCCGCGCGCACCGCGCCACGCATAGAGTGGCCGGATCCCCACATCGCGCGTGGCTTAACGACCACGGAACAAATTGTCTGGGCACATCGCGTGGATAAGAGCGCGGAAGTCCAACCGGGCGCCACTCTTCGAGTTTATGCTGACCTGCTTCCGGCCTCCGATGGAACTGCGCCCTTTGCCATTCATACTTTCAATCAGATCACAGGCGGAAACAGAATCTATCCGCGCCAGGCGGCGGTAGCAAACGATCATTTTGTTTTTACCGGCAAACAAGAAGACGAAAATCAGACTTCCATATCGCGCGCGTTTGCTGAATTGAATGAAATGAAGAAGCCGTACTATGCAACGCCAGGCGATGGCATTTTTCATTTCTATTTTCCTGAACAGGGGCTCGTGGTTCCAGGCCAATTCATTCCGGGCGCTGATTCGCACAGTCGCGCATATGGAGCGTATGGCGCGGTGGGTTATGGAGTTGGCTCTACGACTCTCGGTTTTGGCTGGTCTACAGGTTACGTTTACTTCACGCTAGCGAAAGCGCGACGCGTTGTTTTCTCGGGACGATTGCAGCCGTGGGTCAGTGGAAAGGATATTGTGTTGAAACTGCTGGAGCGATGGGGAACAAAACAATCACAGGGAATGTCGGTGGAATTTGTGGACACCGAAAAACAATTGCCCGTTGCGTATCGAAACACGATTGCAAACATGATGGCGGAAGCCGAAGCACAAAATGGAATTTTCGTGGCAGATGAAATTACTTATGAGTGGTACAGGTCCAAAGGTATGCTGGAGCTTCCCCATCCTCACGTCCAACCGGGTGAGAATGCGCATTATGAAATCAATGAAATCCTGGATCTATCAGATGTAGTTCCGATGATTGCAAAACCTTATAGCCCAGGAAACGCATTTCCTGCCGAAGAAGTGGCGCGCGAAAAGATTCCGTTTGACAAGGCTTACATCGGCTCCTGCACCAACGGCAGCTATGATGATCTTTTGCAGGCTGCGCTGGTGCTGTTTGCCGCGCGCAAAACCGGAGTCAAACAGGCCGCCCGGGATTTTGTAATTTTTCCAGGATCACGCGGCGTGAAAGTAGCGATTGAAAATCCGGATCCGCGTCTTGATGGAGAATCGATCGCGCAAGTGTTGCGCTCGGTGGGAGGGTTGATCCGGGATTCCTGGTGCGGTCCTTGCTTCGGACAGGGTGAAGACGCCTTGAAAAAGGGCGAACGCGCAATCACTTCTTTCAACCGCAACTGGCAAAATAGAATGGGAGTCGGCGGTGAAGGGTTTCTGGCGAGTCCAGCCGTTGTTGCCGCATCCGCGCTGCTCGGCTACATGGCCCCACCGAGCGAACTTCGAATAGCGTGGGACCCTGCACTCTACGGCGTTTAAACAGAGTAGCGCGGGCGTCCCGCCTGCGTAATTTTGGAGGTTTTATGCCTATCGAATCCATCAATCCAGCCACCGGCGAACTGATCCGCAGTTATCCTGAAATGACTCCACAACAGTTCAACGAAATCATCGAATCTTCTCATCGCACATTTTCGGAATGGAAACAGACTCCCTTTTCTCATCGCGCTCCGTTGATGAAGAAAGCAGGTGAAATTCTGAAGAGCAAGAAAGAGGAATTCGCAAGAATGATGACCCTCGAAATGGGAAAAACGGTCGCGCAGGGGCACGCGGAAGTGGAGAAATGCTCATGGGTCTGCGATTACTATGCAGATCATGCGGAAAGGTTTCTCACGCCTGAAATTGTTCAGACTGATGCATCTAAAAGTTTCGTCGCTTTTCAGCCACTTGGAGTGGTGCTTGCGATCATGCCCTGGAATTTTCCTTTCTGGCAAGTATTTCGATTTGCCGCTCCCGCGCTAATGGCGGGAAATTCCGGACTTCTAAAACATGCTTCGAATGTTTCAGGATGCGCTCTGCAGATCGAACAGATATTTCGTGATGCAGGATTTCCGCCGGATCTGTTCCGCGCATTGCTTGTTGCGGGTTCGAGGGTTTCCGCCGTGATTGAACATCCACACGTAAAAGCTGTCACGCTTACCGGCAGCACACCGGCCGGAAAATCAGTCGCTGAAAAATCCGGATCTTTGTTGAAAAAAACTGTTTTGGAATTGGGCGGTAGCGATCCTTACATCATCCTGGAAGACGCAAACCTGGAATCAACGGTCGACACATGCGTTACCTCAAGGTTGATCAACGCAGGACAAAGTTGTATTGCGGCCAAACGATTTATCGTTGTTGAAAGTCTCCGCAAAAAATTTGAGGAGATGTTTGTTCAAAAGATGAGAGCGAAACGGATGGGCGACCCAATGGAGCCGGGCCTGGATCTGGGTCCACAGGCGAAAGAGGATCTTCGTAATGATCTGCACAAACAGGTGCAACAAAGCATTGAAATGGGCGCGCGCGTTTTGCTGGGCGCTCAACTTCCCGATGGGAAAGGCGCTTACTATCCGCCGACCGTGCTAACAGATGTGAAAAAAGGAATGCCCGCGCACGATGAAGAATTATTTGGTCCGGTGGCTGCCATCATTTCTGCAAAAGATGAAGAGGATGCCATCCGGATCGCAAACGATTCCCCGTTTGGTCTGGGCGCTGCAGTTTTTACTCAGGACATTGCTCGCGGCGAACGGATCGCTGCGGAGAAAATCGAAGCCGGTTGTTGTTTTGTGAATGCGTTTGTCAAATCGGATCCGCGGCTCCCCTTTGGCGGCATCAAAGAATCCGGCTACGGACGCGAGCTCTCACATTTCGGCATCCGCGAGTTTGTGAATATAAAAACAGTGTACATTAAGTAGGGGCAGGCCTTGTGCCTGCCCTTAAAGGGCGACCACAAGGGTCGCCCCTACGGTGGCGTACAGGTTGCGAGCGTTGCAAACGGATCCACTTCTTCTGTTTGCAGTTTCACGCGGCAGCGAACCCAAATGTCGTTTTCAATGATGAGAATTGTCCAATCTCCAGTCATTTTCGAGTGTGTTGCAAGAATGAGCCTTCCCGGAGATTCCGCCAGCACGTAGCCCTGATATTGACCAAGCCCTACGCGAGTTGTCGAGAAATCGCCATCAAAAGGCCCTTCCACAACGATCGGGCCTCCCGCCTTTGCGCGAGAGCTGATTTGAAAACGCAAATACGGAATTTCGATGTTCGGTTGAGCCTCCCTCGGTTGCTTCTCCCTCTGCAGCTCGGAGCTAACACCATCGCCCGTTTCCACTAATACATTAGCAGGAACCTGTATTTGATGTTTAGCGCGAACGATCTCATTTCCCCACGGGTCGTTCAATATAAGCTCAAACTGCTGCGGCAAATTCCATTTCTGCAGCGCTCCATCCGGGACCACCGGCGATCCAACCGCGGTAAGCAGATAGAGACTGGCACTCGATGCAGGCGTTGCCTGAATTCTGCCGGACACCGTCTCTCCCGGTTTGGCGCTTGCAGGAAAACTCATCACAAATGTACCCTCAGGCACAATGAGTCTTACAAGAGTGATCCCCTGCGATGTATGCGTGTCGCTTCGGAAACGGCCCGACTTCAAAAGGAACGGCCACAAACGCTTCATCGCCGAACGCAAGTTCTGCTGAAACGTTTGTGATTCGGAAGCTCCATACTTATAAAGGGTGCTCCGGATTTGAAGCAGTAATCCCAGTGAATTTGTTACTGCTCCGGCCTGCCATAAATCCCGAACCTGATTCATTTGCTTCCGCACTTTTTTCAGTGGCGCTTTGATCGATTTGTTCCTTGTAAGCTTTTCTGTGCTCGCAATTAATCTTTCGATGGACCTCAGTTCCAGAACCGACGTGTCTTGAGCATAAGAAAGGCTTGAGCAGCTGAAAAGAAAACAAAGCAAAACTACAAAGCGTTTCATAAAAGTCTCAAGGATATAGTTTGTAACGCCGGCATCCTGCCGGCAAGGTTTGGGCCGGAGGCCAGCGTTACAAAAAAAGCGGATTTAGCACGAGTTCAGACTTTCAAGTCTCGAGATGCTGAACCTTATTGTTCATTGTGCATGATTGTTTCAGCCATTCGTGTGGATTGTTCAGGATAAAGTTGCGCGAGAACGGAGCACATCTTGATCGCGGCATTTGGATCTGAGGCACAGGGAGCCAGCAACTTTTTGAGATTCTCCTTATCGTTTGCCACGGCCAGTGCGGCTGCAATTTCGGGAAGATGGATACTCCGGTCAATCATGATTTTCTCAGATGTCTGAATCGCCTTTGTTTCAACGCCTCGGCCGAACCGGACTTCACTGCCGCTTCGGCAGCTTGCAGAAACGTTTTCCTGGAAGCTTCCATTTGTCCCGCTTATGCTTGCATCACCGCGATTAGCCGAAGCCCATGAATCCGGTGCTCTTCATATTGAAGATTCTTGATGGATCTTTCCGCTTCCATGATATTCACAGAAGCAGATGCAGCGTCGCCGGCCTTCAATTGACAGCGAGCAACACCCAATAGGGCTTGAAGTCGATCGTACTCCCGTTGAATTTTGGCAGCAGCTTAATCTCTGACATCTTTTTCGCATATGCAAGGAGAGACTCTGCCATTGCTCCAGCATCATCATTCTTTGCAGCTCGCAGCAATTCGGACTGCAGTTCGTCAAGGGACCGATCCGAAAGCATCATTCCATAATTCCGCTATTTCATTAGTTCATTAGATATGGAAATTATCCCCCTTGTTACACGAGCTCGGTCACGTGGCTGGCGAATGGTCAATCTAGTGGTGATGCTCTGTTCCCTTTTTCTTTTTCATCTCCTCCATCTTCTGCATCATCATAGAGTTGAACTTTTCATATTGCTCGCTGTCCACCTCAAAGTTTGTGAACATGTAATTGGAGCCCTGACTATTCCAGTTCTGCGATGCATCGGTGTACTTGAACGCATCGGTTGTTCCTTGCTGGAATTCCGCGCGAATTGGGTCCGCTCCGGGTGCGTTACTGATCTTCGGAGTCCCACCAAGTCCGCCTTCCATTAAATGCGCGGAGAATGTTCCGACCTCTCCGATAGTGATTTGGTGAACGTTGCCATCGATTTTACGCGTAATCGGAACGTACAGAACCTTCACGTTGGCGGATGCCTTCGACATAATCATCCAGGAGATTTCTTCCAGCGCTTTTCGTTGCTCGGCATTCGCCTTTTCATCAATATAGGAGTAGTCAAATACCCAGTTTCCAAACGCATCCATCATTGCCTGGCCATCCGGACTTTGTCCCGTCCGGGCAAAAGCAAGACCATCCAGCGACGCATCTCCGTACTTGCCCTTGGTAATGAAATACACCAGTTGGCCACCACAATTCATATGGGTCGGCTTTGAACCAAACCAGCACGGACAAGCCGCGTTACACTTGCAGGCTTCTTCCAACTGCCCTGCTATTTTCCAATACACTTTCTTTGATTCGGCTGGTTTCTCTTCCGCCATCAACGAAACAGCGGCAAAAGCGACAACGACCGAGACAAATATCAACAGAACAAACTTGCAATATAGATTCATAGCGACCTCCTTTCTCTGTCTCAAGGATATAATAGAAATCTTGTTTTTTCGAACCAAATGCGACATTAAAGGGAGAGTTATGACAACTTCTATCAAACGAGCCTGGATTTTAGCGATTCTATTTTTTCCTTTGTATGTATTCTCAGATGCAAAGGTTCCATTCGCAAAGGAGAAGCAGATTGCTGTTGCTTCCGTAGAAGCCCATCAGAAGGATTTGATTGAAATGAGCGATCAGATCTGGCGTTTTGCGGAAACCGCTCTGCGTGAAACGAAATCCTCGAAAGTCCTTGCGGATTACGCCGAACAGGAAGGATTCAAAGTCGAAAGAGGTATTGCAGGAATGCCAACAGCGTTTGTTGCAACATTTGGCGAAGGCAAGCCAATTATCGGTATCCTGGGAGAGTTCGATGCCCTGCCCGGGATTTCGCAAAAAGCATCATCCCAAAAAGAGCCACTGGAAGCGGGGGCCGCCGGGCACGGATGCGGACACAATCTTTTCGGCGCGGCAAGTCTTGGAGCCGCAATTGCCATCAAAGAGTTGATCGAGGCAGGCAAGCTCAAAGGAACGGTCAGGTATTACGGAACGCCTGCCGAAGAAGCAATCGGCGGAAAAGCCTACATGGCGCGCGACGGCATGTTTCAGGATCTGGATATTTGTCTGGCGTGGCATCCATCGACCGAAACGGCGAGTGATACCGATAGCAGTCAGGCGATTGTAGATTTTGCAGTTGAATTCAAAGGCAAAGCTTCGCACGCAGCTTTCGATCCATGGAACGGACGCAGCGCGCTCGATGCTCTTGAAATTTTTACGCACGCACTCAATCTCATGCGGGAACACGTCAAACCAACGGTGCGCATGCATTATGTCATCCAGAAAGGCGGTGACGTGCCAAACGTAATTCCGGAATACAGCAGGCTCTGGTGCTGGGTTCGCGATTCGACGCGGACAGGCGTCGAACCCCTGCTAGAACGTGTGCGTAAAATCGCTGAAGGAGCGGCGCTAGCCGCTGGTGTCGAATCAAAATTCACGGTTCAAAGCGGATCCTATGAAATGCTCGTGAATTTCACAGGCCAGAAAACTTTATTCAATAATTTGCAATGGCTCGGACCGCTAAAATTCACCGAAGAAGAGCAACAATTTGCTCGCGCGATTCAAAAAGCAACGGGAGTTCCTGAAAAGGGTTTAACTTCAGATGTCAAAGCATTCAACGATCAACCTCGCGATCCACAAGGCGGTTCCACAGATGTTGGCGATGTCAGCTGGATCACACCGACGGTTCATCTTTCCGTTACCACAGCGCCCGCCGAAGCTCCCTGGCACGCATGGCCCGTTGTTGCCTGTGGCGGGATGTCCATCGGACACAAAGGACTGGTTTACGCAGCAAAAGCTCTCGCTGCAACCGCGGTGGATTTTTACCTGGATCCTACACAAAGGGAAAAAGTGCGGAAAGAATTCGCCGAACAAACAAAGGGCACAACTTATAAAGGATACGTTCCTGATGGTCCACCGCCGGTTCCGGAGGATGCAAAATGAAAGAAGTGAAGCGCATTTTAGATCAATTAAAACGTTCGTTCGAAGGAGAAGCATGGCACGGACCCTCTGTGCGCGAAGTGCTGGCGAACGTAAATGCTGAAAAGGCGCTGGCACATCCTGTCCCGGCGGCTCACAGCATCTGGGAAATCACTCTTCATGTTGCCGCGTGGCAGCATTATGTATGCAAGCGGTTGGAAGGCGACCCCTTCGAAGCCACACCCGAACAGGATTGGCCGCCGATCGCTTCCAAAGATGACGAGGGCTGGCAAAATTCATTGCAGAAACTGGAAGAAGGTTACCAAAAACTGGTTGCCGAAATTTCACGCCTGAGCGATCAGGATCTGGATGAAAAGGAAGTTCCCGGGAAACAATATAGTCTCTACTTCATGATTCATGGAGTCATTCAGCATAATCTGTTTCATGCAGGCCAGATCTCGTTGCTCAAACGAGCTTAATTTTTAACGCAGGGACGCAGAGAATAAAAAGAAATAAATATTTTTCTCTGTGTCTCTGCGACTCTGCGCCTCTGCGTTAAGCGCTCAGGAATTCGTGCAGTAAACGGTGGAAATGGTGGACGCCGTTTTCGCGTTTCACGGACAAACGGCCTTGCTGGTAACTTTCCGATTGCAGACCTCGCTGGACTTGCGTGCATAGCTCGATGTCTTCCTGCTGTATCTGATCGCTGAAACCAATCGATTGCTGCAACGACTCCCAGCCTTCCCCTGTCCCAGGACCAAGAAAAAACCATTCGAAAATCGTGAGAGTCTTGTCCACATCGACCGGTAAAATGATATTCGCTTGCAGATTGTCGGGATAAATATTGATCATGAAGTTCGGAAAGATCCAGTAGTACAACGCCCTGGATTCCGTTTCCGTTCGCACATATCTGCGGTCACGACCAAGCATCTCCCCTTCCTTTGCAGGACGTATCGGAGCATGCGAGGACGCGTAATAGCGAAAAGTATCGACTCTGTACTGTGCATAATCAATTTCTCTGAACAAACCGGGATGAGCCATCGGAATGTGATAACCCTCAAGATAATTATCGATGTAAACTTTCCAGTTACAGGGAACGATATAATCTCTTCGCTCGATAAACTGCATCCGATCCACTGGAAAACCTTCGCGCTGCACCTCCACTGGAATCTTCCCCAGAATTTCCGTAAAGGATGGCGCTTCCCCGCCGAGATTCACGAAAACATACGGACCCCATGTTTCCACGGGAAGATGCGGCAAACACACTTCTGACTGATTCCAATCCTGCACTCCTTCAAACTCCGGAGCAGCCAACAACTCGCCGTTCAGCGAATAGGTCCAGCCGTGATAAGGGCACTGAAGACTTTTGCGATTCCCTTTGCCGGAAGCCACCGGATGCGCGCGGTGCCGGCAAACATTCGAAAATGCTTGCAGTTTACCGTCTTGTGAGCGCGTGATCACCACCGGTTCCCCCTGCACTTCGAAAGCCAGATAATCACCCGGTCTCGAGACTTCGTTGATATGTCCGGCGGGCTGCCATGTTTTCCAGAAAATTTTTCTACGCTCTTCCTGTAAGAATTGCGGATCAGCATACCATCGCCGCGGGATTGTAGTTGCGCGCGATAAATCGTTGGTTACTTTATAATCCTTCAGATCCAACGGGAAACCTCCTCTTCAAGAAATCCGCAACTACCTGTTTCACATCGCGGTGTTCAACGTCCACGGCGTAGTTCATCTGTCTCATTTCCTTTTCGGTAATTTTTCCTCCGAGTTGATTGAGAGCTTCCCGCAAGCCTGGAAATCTTTTTAGAGTGTCTATTCTTACAACGGGCGCTGCCTGATAAGGAGGAAAATAATATCTATCATCTTCCAGCACAAACAGATCCAATTTCGCAATTAAGCCGTCCGTCGAATTTCCCGCGATGAAATCCACTTGTTTTTCAGCAACCGCTTTGTAAGTTAAGGTTAAATCCATGATTTTTGGCGTTTCGGCAAACTTTAAACCATACCTGTCAGAAAGTCCGGGAAAACCATCTTTCCGTTCCATGAATTCGTATCCAAAACCAGCTTTCCATTGCGGCGTATATTTTGCGCTTTCAGAAATCGTTTTAATCCCCAATCTGCGCGCATCCTCACCACGAATGATCATGGCAAATGTGTTGTTGAAACCAAGCGGAGATGTCCACTCGGCGCTAATCCCCCTATCACGATAAGCAGCTTTTGTTTCTGCAAGAACTTCTTTCGGATTATTTTTCGGTTCTCTTTTCAAAATGGCTGTATATGCAGTTCCCGTGTACTCGACGTAAACATCGATCTGCCCGGCGATGAGTGCGTTGTGACAGATGAATGTCCCGCCCAAATTCAATTTGCGTTCAACCGGAACCTTCAACGTCTGCTCAATGTGCTGCGACAACAGTTCACCCAGAATGACCTGTTCACTGAAATTCTTGGAAGCGACAACAAGTTCATCCTGCTTACTGCAAGAGAAGAGTACGAAGGCGAGAATTACGGATAAATATTTCACAAATTTTTACTCCAGCGTTTCTCGATTTTACCTAGACCAAAATCAACAGCTATTGCCAACAGCGCGGCCGGAACAGCGCCGGCTAGAATCAACGTATTGTTAACGGTGGAAAGTCCACG is a genomic window containing:
- a CDS encoding ABC transporter substrate-binding protein, translating into MKYLSVILAFVLFSCSKQDELVVASKNFSEQVILGELLSQHIEQTLKVPVERKLNLGGTFICHNALIAGQIDVYVEYTGTAYTAILKREPKNNPKEVLAETKAAYRDRGISAEWTSPLGFNNTFAMIIRGEDARRLGIKTISESAKYTPQWKAGFGYEFMERKDGFPGLSDRYGLKFAETPKIMDLTLTYKAVAEKQVDFIAGNSTDGLIAKLDLFVLEDDRYYFPPYQAAPVVRIDTLKRFPGLREALNQLGGKITEKEMRQMNYAVDVEHRDVKQVVADFLKRRFPVGSEGL